The Mercurialis annua linkage group LG8, ddMerAnnu1.2, whole genome shotgun sequence genome window below encodes:
- the LOC126659467 gene encoding homeobox-leucine zipper protein ATHB-8-like — protein sequence MLINIFFLSSVPEVWRPFYESSTLLAQKTTMAALRYLRQISQEMSQPNVFGWGRRPAALRALSQRFSKISRRYLWKIIP from the exons AtgcttataaatattttttttctatcgAGTGTACCTGAAGTGTGGCGCCCCTTTTATGAGTCGTCAACGTTGCTAGCTCAGAAGACAACAATGGCA GCTTTAAGATATCTAAGACAAATTTCTCAAGAAATGTCTCAGCCAAATGTCTTTGGTTGGGGAAGAAGACCAGCTGCTTTACGTGCACTTAGTCAGAGATTCAGCAA GATTTCAAGAAGATATTTGTGGAAAATAATTCCGTAG